The Oncorhynchus keta strain PuntledgeMale-10-30-2019 chromosome 28, Oket_V2, whole genome shotgun sequence DNA segment TTTTGGagaattttttaatttttaaaaatgtttttaaaattgcaAGCTAGCTGAGAACCAGAATAAGCATAGGTCTACCCATGACCAAGAATTCCATTAGTCAGTTACAGTATGTTGTATGACCCTGAACTCTCATACAAACTCCATCTTCATAACCTTCATTATAACCTCTGTATTGTCTTGTCTTTCCAGATGCCGGGTCCACATCTCCTGTTAGTGGTGGTGGCTGTGTGTTTAATAAAGACTGCCTCTGGCTTCGCCAATGGAAAAGTGTCTCCTGCGTGCGGAGATATGACACCACAGCATGGCCATGACTCCAGCTCTAAACCTGCCCCTTATAACATCACCCTGGACAAACCCACATTCAGCCCTGGTGACCATATCACAGGTAGCCTACTATATATTTGTTTCTGGTTTTATATAGGCATATTGCTGTTCAATACCAACATTAGTGTTCATATCGGTGTAAATGTGTCCGAGTTAGCAAAATAGCTCATTCTCATCCATAATCCCTGGAATATTTCAAAGAGCATATTTAACTGAAAAAGTTTAGTATTTTAGAAACAATCTCCTTCCAGTGTGCCGTTGAGCAAGTAAATGAACCCCAAAACTGCCCCCGGGGGTGCTGCACTGTGTCTTACCCATTCCTCCTACCtctttgtgtgtatttgtgtgtctcGGGGGGGTTGGGACAATGGAAAAATGAAAATGTCTTGAGTTTTTTACTTTCTATTAACAGTGACCTTACGGGTTGTTCCCACATCTGGGAGCATCTCCTTCAAAGGTTTCCTGATTGAAGCGAGGGATGCTGGGAACCCGGACGGTCCGGCTGTTGGATCATTCAGCCTCCTCAACCCTTCTGAGTCACAGCTCCTACATTGTGGCCACACACAGGTAGAGATGATGTTACCTGACCTCAATTACATACTACATGATTGCTGGAAACACAAGCTAAGTATTGTAAAGCTCTGGCTGTCTGGAATTACTATTCGGTTGCGTTTGAATATCATGCCGTCCTCAACAACCTTCACCAGCTATATCATTAGTAAAACAGACAAGATGCTACTTGTCTCAGCCACACACCACCAATGGAGTTAGTACTGTGTAAGAGAAGTTTATTGTATGATAAGCAACCCTGTCATTTTGAAGGGATCTGCAGTAAGCCACACCAGCAAATCCAAGAAGACAGAGATACAGGCCGTGTGGGAGGCTCCAAAAAACCCCCCATCCGGTGTCCAATTTATGTGCGTAATTATCTCCTTTATTCTCATTATGCCAATCGCTAAATGTGATATTCTTCCATTCTATTGCTAAGGTGTTGTTGATGCTGTACTGAATCAATGCTGACAGCTATGTAAGTTGCTGTGGATAAAAACAATCTTATGCTAAATGACTTAATAATATCATTATATTGTTCTTTCAGGGCCACAGTGGTGCAGAAGTATAAAGTCTACTGGGTGCAGATCCCAGGGCCGGTGGTGTTTCTGAATGGGGCGACTGGGGTTCCACCACcaacccctaccaccaccaccactactgctgctgTGACCACAACTCTGTCTGCGCTGACCAGACCTGTGAGTCACTCACCACCAGGATTGTCTCTaagtatagagagaagagactgagGATGAATCAGCATAATGTGTACGCTGACCGACAGGCTGTGGATGATGAttatgtgtggtggtgatggagaatttaaccctctccctctcttcctcagttCAGCTCAGAGGGTTGTGGTAGGAGTAAGTCCTGTCTGCGTGACCCTGTGGGATGCAACCCAGGCAGAGACCCCCTGTGCTTtttcctctccttcactccaGAGGAGCGGACTGTGCTGTTTGAGCTCAGTGGACCAGCTGATGGATACCTGTCCTTCGCCTTGTCGCTGGACAAATGGATGGTTGGTATGACCCCAGAAAAACTACCAAAGAAGTATTCTATAACCACTTGGAGCTTGTGTGGACTTAAATGATATGCCAAATCTTGGGCTACTATCTGTGGCATTTCAATATGACATATGCACAGTGAGATTTGTTTTATGAAGCCTTACAATATAATTGTAACTCATTTGAGTTTTGTATTTATGTGTAGGGGAATGATGATGTATacctgtgtgtgagagatggggaCAGTTTGGACATCAATGCTGCATATGTCTCTGGCCGGGCTCACCCTGAATTGGCCTCTGAGGTATACACAATTTATGTTTTGCAAAGTTCTGATAAAAATATGAAATACTAGTTTTGTGAATGTTTTTCTTTGTTATTTGTGTGTTGCTTGTTTGTTTTAGATGGTTGTTTCATAGATTGACCTCTATAGTATCTCACTGATCTTTGACCTATGACCTTTCGTGTTCTCTCCAGAATGTTCTTTCAGACAAAGCTTGGCAGCTGGCAGATGGGGTCATTCAGTGTCGTTTCCGTAGAGACATACTCCTCCCCCGTCAGATTGAGAGCAGGTTcagcctggaccagagctacttcTTGTTCATAGCCCACGGGAGGGCTGAAGATGGTATGACCATGTGTCTTTATGTAATGCTTTTCCTAT contains these protein-coding regions:
- the frrs1b gene encoding putative ferric-chelate reductase 1 isoform X1, whose protein sequence is MNFIQIPISCSRRRRNSSWGPHSSKMPGPHLLLVVVAVCLIKTASGFANGKVSPACGDMTPQHGHDSSSKPAPYNITLDKPTFSPGDHITVTLRVVPTSGSISFKGFLIEARDAGNPDGPAVGSFSLLNPSESQLLHCGHTQGSAVSHTSKSKKTEIQAVWEAPKNPPSGVQFMATVVQKYKVYWVQIPGPVVFLNGATGVPPPTPTTTTTTAAVTTTLSALTRPFSSEGCGRSKSCLRDPVGCNPGRDPLCFFLSFTPEERTVLFELSGPADGYLSFALSLDKWMGNDDVYLCVRDGDSLDINAAYVSGRAHPELASENVLSDKAWQLADGVIQCRFRRDILLPRQIESRFSLDQSYFLFIAHGRAEDGVIYRHDRQPLISTHQTVITGPPENLAGSRSPLLIKFHGVFMLVAWMTTVTTGVIIARYFKHDWPETRLFGRRLWFQVHRALMTLTVLLTCVGFSLPFIYRGGWSRHAGSHPYLGCTVMALSFIQPIMALLRPATDSSRRYIFNWMHLGTGTIARVLAVVAIFLGIQQQALLLPGPWSTGVLAGCVVWGVLVDLLLEFHSKVVIVTGRTLAEDEEKILGTHSDSERQRKVSRFKKIVLAVFLVGNVGFLSVLLNTIRNV
- the frrs1b gene encoding putative ferric-chelate reductase 1 isoform X2, which translates into the protein MPGPHLLLVVVAVCLIKTASGFANGKVSPACGDMTPQHGHDSSSKPAPYNITLDKPTFSPGDHITVTLRVVPTSGSISFKGFLIEARDAGNPDGPAVGSFSLLNPSESQLLHCGHTQGSAVSHTSKSKKTEIQAVWEAPKNPPSGVQFMATVVQKYKVYWVQIPGPVVFLNGATGVPPPTPTTTTTTAAVTTTLSALTRPFSSEGCGRSKSCLRDPVGCNPGRDPLCFFLSFTPEERTVLFELSGPADGYLSFALSLDKWMGNDDVYLCVRDGDSLDINAAYVSGRAHPELASENVLSDKAWQLADGVIQCRFRRDILLPRQIESRFSLDQSYFLFIAHGRAEDGVIYRHDRQPLISTHQTVITGPPENLAGSRSPLLIKFHGVFMLVAWMTTVTTGVIIARYFKHDWPETRLFGRRLWFQVHRALMTLTVLLTCVGFSLPFIYRGGWSRHAGSHPYLGCTVMALSFIQPIMALLRPATDSSRRYIFNWMHLGTGTIARVLAVVAIFLGIQQQALLLPGPWSTGVLAGCVVWGVLVDLLLEFHSKVVIVTGRTLAEDEEKILGTHSDSERQRKVSRFKKIVLAVFLVGNVGFLSVLLNTIRNV